The following DNA comes from Streptomyces sp. NBC_00273.
GGCCGCCACCGTCCTGCTGGTCCTCGGCCGGGAACGGGTCCTGCTCGTCGCGCTCGCCCCGATGGCCGCCGGAGCACTGCTCGCGCTCTTCGTCGACCTGCCCGTGCCGGTCCGGGTGGCCCTGCTCTCGGTGTCCCTGCTGGCCGCCTGCACCCTGGCCCTCAGGGAACTCCCGCTGCGCGCCGGGCTGCGGTCCGTCGTGCGCCGGATCCGTGCCTCCGCAGCCCGCCGGCCCTGCCACGGCCCCGTTCGCTGGCAGATGCTGCGCGGCGCCGAGGAGGACTTCGCACCCCGCGGACCCAGGATCGGGGACTCGGTCCCCTTCGGGGTCTTCGGCCTCGGCACCGGCCTGCTCGTGCTGTACGCCGCCCTCGGGGAGGTCCTCGCCGGAGGTCCCGCCGAGTCGGTCGCGGCCCCCTCGGCGGTGGCCCTCACCCTCAGCATGGGCCCGGCCGAATGGCTGCTCCACCGGTTCCGCAGCGGGACCCTCTCCGGACTCCAGGGGGCCCGCTCGCCCCGGGCCTTCCGCCGGAGGATGCTCGCCACCCTGACCCGGTGCCTCGCCGTCTACCTGACCGTCCTGTTGGTCCTGGGCCTGGTCGGCAGCCTGCTCTGGCCCGACGCCCCCGTCCTCACCGGAGTCCGGATCGCGACCCTGCTGCTGCTCGGGGCCGTCATGTGGACCGGGCTGCTCCTGCAGTCCTTCGGGGCGGTCCGGCCGGCGGCCGTGGTCTGCTCCTCGGCCGCCGTCGCCCAGAGCCTGGCCCTGCTGACCGGGTTCGGCCAGCCCCGGGCGGTCCAACTGGTGGTGGCGGGCGCCGCCGCCGCCGTACTGGCCACCCTGGTCTGCCTGCTCCTCGGCCGCGCGACCGCCCACCGATGACGCACCCTCCGTCCGAGAAGAAGGACCCCATGCTGCTGGTGCCCCTCTACGAGCATCCCGCCGACCGGCCGGAAGACTGGGAGCGGCTCATCCGCTCCGCCGGCCGGCTGCACTCGGTGGTCCTCAACCCCGACAGCGGACCGGGCGCCGCCCGCGACGAACGGTTCGCCGTCGTCGCCGAACGCCTGCGCGAGGCCGGCGTACCCGTCCTCGGGTACGCCGACACCGACTACGGGCGGCGCCCGCACGCCGAGGTGGTGCAGGACCTGCTGCGCCACCGCGACTGGTACGCCACCGACGGGGCCTTCCTCGACCAGGCCTCCGCCGACCCGGAACTGCTCCCGCACTACGGGCGGCTCGCGGTCGCCGCCCGGGCCGCGGGCGCCGGCACCCTCGTCCTCAACCACGGGGTCCACCCGCACCCCGGGTACACCGAACTCGCCGACCTGCTCGTCACCTTCGAGGGCCCCTGGGACGCCTACCGGGACGCGGAGCCCGCACCGCCGTGGACCGCCGACCACCCGGCCGCGCGGTTCTGTCACCTCGTCTACGCCGTCCCGCCGGGCCCGTTCGCCGCCCGGCGCGCCGAGGAACTCGCCACCGAACGCGGGGCCGGGGTGCACTGCGCCGTCCCGGGCAGCGGCGCGCACCCCTGGGGGACCCTGCCGTACGCGCTGGAGGCGGCGGGATGAGGAAGGCCGCACTGCTGCTGGCCGTGCCCCTGCTGCTGCTCGCGGCGTGCACGGCCGAGCCGGAACCGGAACGTGACGGGCTGTCGCCCGACCCGCCGCCGGGGCAGCGCTGGCAGCCGAAGCCGGGGGTCGGCTGGCAGTGGCAGCTCACCGGGAAGCTCGACACCTCGGTGAAGGCGGCCGTGTACGACGTCGACGGATTCAACACCACCAAGGAGCAGGTGGCCACCTTGAAGAAGGCCGGCCGCAAGACCATCTGCTACATCTCCACCGGTGCCTGGGAGGACTTCCGGCCGGACGCCGGAGCCTTCCCGAAGGCGCTGCTGGGCCAGGGCAACGGCTGGGACGGCGAACGCTGGCTGGACGTCCGGCGCCTGGCGGAACTGGAACCGCTGATGGCCAAGCGGTTCGACATGTGCAAGGCGAAGGGCTTCGACGCCGTGGAGCCCGACAACATGGACGGCTACGCCAACCGGTCCGGCTTCCCGCTGACCGCGGACGACCAGCTGAAGTACAACCGCCTGATCGCCCGGCTGGTCCACGACCGGGGCATGTCGGTGGGGCTGAAGAACGACCTGGACCAGATCCCGGAGCTGGTGGGCGACTTCGACTTCGCGGTCAACGAGCAGTGCATGGAGTACGAGGAGTGCGACCGGTACGTGCCGTTCATCGACGCGGGCAAGGCGGTGTTCCACGTGGAGTACGAGGGCAAGCTGAACCGCTGGTGCCCGCGCGCCCGTGCGGCGAAGCTGAGCTCGCTCCAGAAGCGGTACGACTTGGACGCGTGGCGCCAGGTCTGCCAATAGCCTCGCCGGCACCAAACCCAGCCACGCCGGCGTTTGAGGCGCGGGGTCTGGGGCGGAGCCCCAGGAAACCCGGCTCCGCCGGGCACCGGGCTCCGCCCGGACCCTCCCCCAGCTACCGCTGGGAGGTGCCCCCTGCTCAAACGCCGGCGAGGCTGGAAGTGGCCGTGCCGAGGCTGGAAGCGGCCGGGGCCGGAAGGGGTGGCTACCCCAGGGGGAGGATGGCGTGGACGCGGTAGCCGCCGCCGTAGCGGGGGCCCGCGAAGCAGGAGCCGCCCAGGGCACCGGTGCGCTCGCGCATGCCGAGGAGGCCGTGGCCACCGCCCGGATCGGCCGGCTCCGGGGCCGGATCGGCACCCTCGCCGCCGTCGTCGAGGACGGTCACCTCCACCGACGGCCCGACCCGCACCACGCTGACCTCCGCCTTCGCCCCCGGGCCCGCGTGCTTGCGGACGTTCGTCAGCGCCTCCTGGATCACCCGGTACGCCGCCAGGTCCACCGCCGCCGGCAGCACCCCCGGCTCGCCGTCCACCTGGACGATGACCTCCACCGGCAGCCCGGCGTGCCGGAAGGTGTCCACCAGCTCGTCCAGGACGCCGAGCCCCGGCGCGGGCTCCGTCGGTGCCTCCGGGTCGCCGGACTGCCGCAGCAGCCCGACCGTGGCCCGCAGTTCGTTCAGCGCCGACCGGCTGGCGTCCCGTACGTGCGCCAGCGCCTCCTTGGCCTGGTCCGGGCGCTTGTCCATGACGTGCGCGGCCACTCCCGCCTGCACGTTGACCAGGGCGATGTGATGGGCCACCACGTCGTGCAGGTCCCGGGCGATCCGCAGCCGCTCCTCGGCGACCCGCCGCCTGGCCTCCTCGTCACGGGTCCGCTCGGCGCGCTCGGCCCGTTCCCGGATGGCGTCGACGAAGGCCCGCCGGCTGCGCACGGCGTCCCCGGCCGCCGCGGCCATCCCGGTCCAGGCGAAGATCCCGATGTTCTCCTGCGCGTACCAGGGCAGCGGCCCGGCGAGCATGGCCACGCCCGTCAGCCCCGCCATGGTGAGCAGCCCGATCCGCCAGGTCGTCGGCCGGTCGGTGTGGGCGGCCACCGTGTAGAGGGCGATCACCGCGCACATGGCGACGGGCGCCCGCGGCTCCCCGGTGGTCAGCTCCAGCAGGGACAGCCCGCAGGTCACGGCGAGCACGGCGCGCGGCTGCCGGCGCCGGAACACCAGGGCGGCCGCGCCGAGCAGCATCAGCAGCAGCGAGAACGGTTCCGGGGTGCGCGTCCCGAAGGTGGGTCCGTGCGGCCCGTGCGGATCGGCGAAGGAGCCGACGACCATGGCGACGAACGCCCCGAACGCCAGCACGGCGTCGGTGGCGAGCGGATGGGCCCGCATCCACTGCCGGGTGGGGGCGAACCGCCCGAGGTCTGTCGTCACCCGGATACGGTACGGCCTCATCCGCCGGTGCCCCCTACGGCGGAGGTTGGGGCCCCAGCGCGACGCGGGACCGCACCGGACCCCAGCGCGCCCGCACCACGCACACCGCCATGACGGCGGTGATGGCCGCCAGGTGCTCCTTGCCCGCCAGGTTGTCCTTGACCAGCACCTCGCCGATCATCGCCAGGATCACCAGGGCGCCGGTCAGGTACGCCCGGTAGCGCCAACAGACGTAGATGGCCAGCCCCACCACCGCCGCCGAGGGCCCGGTGTCGTTGACGATCCGGTCGGACACCGGCAGACCGAGGGGATGCTCCGGCCCGAGCGCGAGCCCGATCCGCGCGTACGTGGTCCCGGCGAGGGTGGCTACGTAGCCGATCAGCAGGGTGCGCCACCAGCCGATGCAGATCTCGGCGATGCCGAAGACGAGCAGGATCTGCGCGAGCGCCCCCCACACCGGCAGGTCCAGGGCGGGGACGAACAGGGACAGCGGGGTCCGTACGAGGGCCAGCCCGAGCGGGTCGGCGGCTTTGACCGACCCGAGGTCCTGGACCGGCTGGAACCCCCAGGAGGTGTTCTGCACGATCTGGAAGACCGAGGTCAGACAGACCGCGCCGATGGTCATCGGGATCGCCCGCCACTTGTCGCGCACGAGCGCGTCCCGGACGGTCCAGAACAGGGGTCCCCACTCACGGCGGGCGAACCGCCGGAATGAGGAGGTGCTCCACGCTGTCAACGGCGGGTCTCCAGGTGTCTGCGGTGCAGCCACTTCGGAAGGCCGGGGGCCTCCAGGAAGCCCTCGGCCCGGCCGGCCGCGACACCGATCCGCAGCAGGTCCGAACTCTTCTCGAAGAGCATGAACCGCGGTTCCCAGATCGGCCGGTATTTGGCGTTGGCCCGGTAGAGGGACTCGATCTGCCACCAGCGGGAGAAGAAGCTGAGCAGCGAGCGCCACATCCGCAGCACCGGACCGGCGCCGAGGCGGGAGCCGCGCTCGAAGACGGACCGGAACATCGCGAAGTTGAGGGAGACCTGGGTGACCCCGATCTCCTTGGAGCGTTCGAGGAGTTCGATGACCATGAACTCCATCAGGCCGTTCTCGGAGTCCCGGTCGCGACGCATCAGGTCCAGCGACAGACCCTTGGGCCCCCACGGTACGAAGGACAGCACGGCCCGCAGCTGACCGTTGCCGTCGGTGCACTCCAGCATCACGCACTGGCCGTCGGCGGGGTCGCCCAGCCGGCCCAGCGCCATGGAGAAGCCGCGCTCGGTGGCGCCGTCCCGCCAGTCGTCGGCGCGGCGCACCAACTCGGCCATCTCGTCGGCCGGGATGTCGTCGTGGCGGCGGATGCGGACGGTGTACCCGGCCCGCTTGACGCGGTTGAAGGCCTGCCGGACGGTCCGCATGGCGCGGCCCTCCAGGGTGAAGTCGGCGGTCTCGACGATCGCCTCGTCACCGAGTTCGAGGGCGTCCAGGCCGTGCCGGGCGTAGATCTGCCCGGCCTCCTCGCTCGCCCCCATCACGGCCGGCACCCAGCCGTGCTCGCGGGCCTCGGCCAGCCACGGATCGATGGCGCCCGGCCAGGCCTCGGGGTCGCCGATCGGGTCGCCGGAGGCCAGGGAGACCCCGCCGACGACGCGGTAGGTGACGGCGGCCTTGCCGGTGGGGGACCAGATGACGGACTTCTCGCGGCGCAGCGCGAAGTAGCCGAGCGAGTCGCGGTCGCCCTGGCGGGCCAGCAGGGCCCGCAGCCGCTCCTCGTCCTCCTCGCTGATCGGGTCGACGGCGCGGCGCGAGCGGAAGGCGGCGAACAGCACGGCGAGCAGCAGCAGCATCGACATGACGTTGATGAAGACGTCCACCCAGCCGGGCGTGACGATCGCCTCGGAGGCCCGCTCGCCGGGGGTCAGGGTGATCAGCCGCATCACGCCGTACCACCAGCGCTCCGGGAAGGAGGCCTCGGCGCTGAGCGGGGAGGTGTTGGTGGCGCCGACCAGCAGGGCCGCGACCAGCGAGGTGAGCAGCAGGCCGACGGCGGCGACGGCGCTGGCGAGCGCGGGGTTGGAGCGGTCGCCCTTGGCGTAGAACTCGTGGCGGCCCAGCAGCAGGGCCCCCGTGAAGGCGGCGGTCAGGACCAGGGAGACCCAGTTCTGCGGGTGCTCGCGGATCTCCTCGTGCGTGGAGAGCGCATAGGCGAGCAGGAGCGCCAGGAGGCCGCTGAGGACGAGGTTGAGGATCCAGGAGGCCCGCTTGCGGCGGCCGAGGGTGACGGCGAGCAGCAGCGTGAACAGCCCGGAGGCGAACCCCGCGGTGAGCATGTACGGGGTGTAGAAGTCCTCGATGTTGTGGCGCCTGAGGTCCTGCCCGAGCGAAACCCACACCGCGCTGAGGAAGTTGATGAAGGTGACGGCGCGCAGGTACCACACCGCGAACGCGGCGCCGTGCCGCGAACGGGCGCTCCCCCGGCCGGTCTCCCGGCCGCTCCCCGCCGCCCTGCCGGCGGGGTCGCCGCCGGTCTCTTTCCTACCGGCTGACGGACCGGTCACCGGTGCGGCGGTGCGGTCGGTCTCTGCGCTGGTCAAACGGACCTCTCCCATAAAAAGCGATCATATGGGGCGTAGCTGTCCGTGATTGCGCGGTCGGGGGCCCCGGCCTGGTCAGGACCGGGGCCCCCGGCGGCTCATTCCGTCGGCTCCTCCACCACCCGCTCCGGGAGTTCCGCCGCGAGTGCGGCGGCCGCCTGGACGAGGGGAAGGGCCAGCAACGCCCCGGTACCTTCACCTACTGTGACGCCGTGATCGAGCACGGGGTTGAGCGCCATTCGGTCAAGTGCCTTGGCCTGACCCGGCTCGCCGCTGGCCTGTCCGGCCAGCCACCAGTCCGGAGCCCGGAACGCGGCCCGCTGGGCCACCAGCCCGCACGCCGCCGAAACGACACCGTCAAGGATGACCGGAGTACGGCGCACCGCACACTGGAGGAGGAATCCGGTGATGGCGGCCACGTCCGCACCGCCGACCGCGGCCAGCAGCGCCACCTGGTCGCCCAGGACCGGGCGGGCCCGGCGCAGCGCGTCGCGGATCGCCGCGCACTTGCGCATCCAGGCCAGGTCGTCGATGGGCAGGCCGCCGCGGCCGGTGACCACCGAGGCGTCGGTGCCGCACAGGGCGGCGACGAGGGTCGCGGCGACGGTGGTCCCGCCCACGCTCAGGTCACCGAGGACGACCAGGTCCGTGCCGGAGTCGGCCTCCTCGTCGGCGATCCGCATCCCGAGCCGCACCGCGGCCTCGGCCTCCTCGGCCGTCAGCGCGTCCTCCACGTCGATCCGGCCGCTGCCGCGCCGGATCCGGTGCCCGACCACGTCCGCGGGGAGCAGCTCGGGGTCGCAGTCGAGCCCTGCGTCGACGATCCGTATGGTGGCGCCGAGCCGGCCGGCCAGGACGGCCACGGGACTGGCCCCGTCGAGGACGGCCCGCACCAGTTCGTGGCCGGTGGACGCGGCCCGGGCGGAGACGCCCTCGGCGGCGATCCCGTGGTCGGCGGCGAACAGCACCACGCGGGGGCGCTCGATCGGTTTGACCGGAACCCGACCCTGCGCGGCGGCGAGCCACTCGGCGAGTTCGTCGAGCCGGCCCAGCGCGCCGGGCGGGACGGCGAGGCGCTCACGGCGTTCCTCGGCGTCACGCCGGACGCCCCCGTCGGGGCGCTCGATCAGATCGGAGAAGTCGTCGAGATTCAGCGTGCTCATCTGCCAGAGAGTACAGCCGGTAAGGCCCTCCCTCAGGCCTACGGCGAGCGGCCGTCGGACTCCTCGTCGCCCTGCCACTCCGATGCCTTCCCGGGCTGTTCCTCGGGCTATTTCCCGGGCTGTTCCTCGAGCTATTCCTTGAGTACGGTCACCAGGCCCGCGACGACGAGGAGCACGTGCTCGCACTCGCCCGCGACGGCCGCGTTCAGCCGGCCCAGCTCGTCGCGGAAGCGGCGGCCCGCGGCGGTCGCCGGGACGACGCCCGAGCCGACCTCGTTGCTGACCAACACCACCGGACGGCGGGTCGCACGCACGGCCGCCACCAGCTCGGCGGTCCGCCCGGCGAGCTGCTGCTGTCCGCCCTCGGCCCACACCGCGTCGTCCCACGCCCCGGCCCGGTCCATCGCGTCCGTCAACCACAGCGCCAGGCAGTCGATCAGCAGCGGAGGCCCGTCGGCGGCCAGCAGCGGAACCAGCTCGCACGTCTCCACCGTCCGCCAGCTCCCCGGCCGGCGCTCCCGGTGCAGGCCGATCCGCTGGGCCCATTCCGCGTCGCCGTCCCGGGTGCCGCCGGTGGCCACGTAGACCACCTCCGGGAAGGACTCCAGCCGTCGCTCCGCCTCCACGGACTTGCCGGAGCGGGCCCCGCCCAGCACCAGCGTCCGGCGCGGCAGGTCAGGCACCGCGCGGTACTCCCCGACGATCACGGTCGTCCCGTCCGGCACCGCCCGGGCCCCGGCCGCCGCGCACCGGCGCTCCAGCTCCCGGCCCGGCGGGGCGTCGTGGTCCAGGTGGACGGCGATCACGTCCGTCGCAGGGCCGACGGCGCCGCTCGCCCGCAGCCGCGCCAGTGCCTCGGGCCGGCCCAGCACGTCCATGAGGACCATGTCGTACGGGCGCTGCCCGGCCCGGTCGGCTAGCCCGGCCGGGGCCCCGCCCGGCGGCAGGTACAGCAGCCGGGCGCCGTCCGGGCCGGTCACCTCGTACCCGGTGCCCGGCGCGTCCATCGGCACCGCCCGCACCCGGTGCCCGGAGATCACCGCGAGCTCCCGCCCGTCCGGCACCCGCCCGGCGGCCGGCAGCCCGGGCGGCAGCTCGACCGCGGGCCCGTCGTGCGGGTGGGTCAGCAGCACCTGCCGCACACCGGCCAGTGAATGCCCGGCCCGGGCACCCGCCAGCACCGCCCCGGGGGTCAGGTCCAGCAGCAGCGCCCCGTCGACGAGGACGGCCGTGGCGGCGCGCGAGCGCGCGCCGACGGAGACGGCGCAGGCCGCACAGGGGCAGCCGGGGCGGGGCAGGCCTTCGGGGGTTCCGGTGCCGAGCAGAGTGAGTTCCACAGGATGATCCTCCCGCGTCGCCGAGACTGCTGCGCGCCCGGTTACTCTGCGGGCAGACTCAGGGTAGGAAGCGTGCGAGCAACGGAGGCGGACATGGCGTGGACGTGGCGGTTCGAGACGGCCGACGGCACCGAGACGAGCCCGTCGGTGGTACCCGAGGAGTTCACCACGCAGGGGGACGCGGAGTCCTGGATCGGCGAGTACTGGAAGGACCTGCTGGAAGGCGGCGTCGAGCAGGTGAAGCTGTCCGACGACGGCGGGACCGAGCTCTACACGATGAGCCTGCGCGCCGCCCTGGAGGCGTAGCCCTGCCGGGGGCCCGGCGGATCTAGGACGGGCCGGAGTACGAGGAAGGGGCGGGCCGGGGGAGAAACCCCGGCCCGCCCCTTCCTCGTACTCCGGCTCGCGGCCCGGTCGGCGGAGCTAGCCCCGTACCCCGCACAGGTGCAGCAGCGCCGCCACACCCCGGTAGGGGTCGATCCGACCGGCGCGGTCCTCGGCGGCCAGCAGCTGCTCCAGCTCCTCGTCGGGCGGCAGGACCTCGCCCGCCTCGGTGCCGTCGGTGAAGACGCGGACGCCGTACCAGGACTGCAGCGGCGCACCGATCCCCGACAGGGTCGCCGTCAGCCCGGCCAGCCGGTCCGCGCGGACCTCCAGACCCAGCCGGTTCGTGTAGTCGGTGGAGTCGAACGCGGCCAGCGCGCCCTTCCAGTCGCCGCCCAGCCCCGGCCGCATGGCGAGCGCGTCGCCGTTGCGCACCAGCAGGGACAGCAGTCCGCCCGGAGCCAGCATCCGGGCCAGCCCGGCCAGCATGGCGTCCGGTTCGGGCACGTACATCAGCACTCCGTGGCACAGCACCACGTCGAAGCTGCCCGGCAGGAAGTGGGCCCCGGTCTCGCGGCCGTCGCCCTCCAGGAGGGTGACCCGGTCGCGGATCCCTTCCGGCTCCGCGGCCAGCGCCTCACGGGCGACGGCCAGCATGCCGGGGTCCTGCTCCAGGCCCGTCACCTTGTGCCCGGCGCGGGCCAGCCGCAGGGCCTGCGTGCCCTGGCCCATGCCGACGTCGAGCACGCGCAGCCGCTGCCCGACCGGGAAGCGCTGCGCGATCTGTTCGTCGACCTGCCGGCCCACGAGCTCCTGCCGGACGGCGTTGCGCAGTCCGCCCAGGCCTTCGAGCCAGAGCCGGGCACCTTCTGCGAAGCCTTCCCCCGACATCCCGGGCGTCGCTCGGCTCAGGGCCGCTCTCCTCGCTTGACCTGCGGCTTCGGGAGGCGGAGCCGGCGCATCTGGAGGGTGCGCATGAGGCCGTAGGCGATGGCGCCGCGGCGGGGCTCGTCCGGGAAGCGCGTGGCCAGGGCCTTGCGGAGGCGGAAGACCAGGCCGATGGAGTCGAGGATGATCAGGACGATCACAGCGAGCCACAGCAGCAGCGCGATCTGCTGGATCGCGTTCTGCCGCACCATGCTCAGGACGAGGATGACCACCGCGAGGGGCAGGAACATCTCGGCGACCGAGTAGCGGGAGTCCACGTAGTCGCGGACGAACCGGCGGACGGGGCCCTTGTCACGGGTGGGCAGGTAACGCTCGTCGCCATTGGCCAGCGCTTCGCGCTGCTTGGCCATCTCCGTGCGGCGACGCTCACGGGCTCGCTTGGCATCCTCCTTGCGGTTGCCGGTCGAGGCCACCACGGCCTTGCGCTGCGACTGGGCCACAGCACGCTTCGGCGTAGGGCGGCCCTTCGGGGCCTGCGGGTCACGGGGCTGCGAGAGGTCGGCGCTCACCTTGTCGGTGGCGGCGGCCTTCTCTTCCTTGGAGGAGCGGCTACCAAACACAAAACCCAAGCCTACGTGGTTGCGGGCACGGGCCCCACCCCGCTGGGGAACGATCCGGCAACGGCGGGCGTCCTTCCCTGTGCATGGTCCGTGCGGTGGGCCCGTTCTCCTGGGATCACCTACTCCTTACGCCTGATGGGGCGGGGGCGTAGTCGTCCTGGAGGAGGAGCGCATCCGTCCTCGAACAGTGCGGTAATGGAGACAGGGCCCGTACTGTGGGTTCTGTCGGTGACCTGGAGCACAGTCCGTCTAGAAGGGGGCGCGCGAAGCCCATGAGCGGTGTCATGAAGCGTATGGGGATGATCTTCCGCGCGAAGGCGAACAAGGCCCTTGACCGGGCCGAGGACCCGCGCGAAACCCTCGACTACTCGTACCAGAAGCAGCTGGAGCTGCTGCAGAAGGTGCGCCGCGGGGTCGCCGACGTGGCGACCTCCCGCAAGCGCCTGGAGCTGCAGCTGAACCAACTCCAGGGGCAGTCCGCCAAGCTGGAGGACCAGGGCCGC
Coding sequences within:
- a CDS encoding spherulation-specific family 4 protein; translation: MTHPPSEKKDPMLLVPLYEHPADRPEDWERLIRSAGRLHSVVLNPDSGPGAARDERFAVVAERLREAGVPVLGYADTDYGRRPHAEVVQDLLRHRDWYATDGAFLDQASADPELLPHYGRLAVAARAAGAGTLVLNHGVHPHPGYTELADLLVTFEGPWDAYRDAEPAPPWTADHPAARFCHLVYAVPPGPFAARRAEELATERGAGVHCAVPGSGAHPWGTLPYALEAAG
- a CDS encoding endo alpha-1,4 polygalactosaminidase, with translation MRKAALLLAVPLLLLAACTAEPEPERDGLSPDPPPGQRWQPKPGVGWQWQLTGKLDTSVKAAVYDVDGFNTTKEQVATLKKAGRKTICYISTGAWEDFRPDAGAFPKALLGQGNGWDGERWLDVRRLAELEPLMAKRFDMCKAKGFDAVEPDNMDGYANRSGFPLTADDQLKYNRLIARLVHDRGMSVGLKNDLDQIPELVGDFDFAVNEQCMEYEECDRYVPFIDAGKAVFHVEYEGKLNRWCPRARAAKLSSLQKRYDLDAWRQVCQ
- a CDS encoding sensor histidine kinase, which translates into the protein MRPYRIRVTTDLGRFAPTRQWMRAHPLATDAVLAFGAFVAMVVGSFADPHGPHGPTFGTRTPEPFSLLLMLLGAAALVFRRRQPRAVLAVTCGLSLLELTTGEPRAPVAMCAVIALYTVAAHTDRPTTWRIGLLTMAGLTGVAMLAGPLPWYAQENIGIFAWTGMAAAAGDAVRSRRAFVDAIRERAERAERTRDEEARRRVAEERLRIARDLHDVVAHHIALVNVQAGVAAHVMDKRPDQAKEALAHVRDASRSALNELRATVGLLRQSGDPEAPTEPAPGLGVLDELVDTFRHAGLPVEVIVQVDGEPGVLPAAVDLAAYRVIQEALTNVRKHAGPGAKAEVSVVRVGPSVEVTVLDDGGEGADPAPEPADPGGGHGLLGMRERTGALGGSCFAGPRYGGGYRVHAILPLG
- a CDS encoding phosphatidylglycerol lysyltransferase domain-containing protein: MGEVRLTSAETDRTAAPVTGPSAGRKETGGDPAGRAAGSGRETGRGSARSRHGAAFAVWYLRAVTFINFLSAVWVSLGQDLRRHNIEDFYTPYMLTAGFASGLFTLLLAVTLGRRKRASWILNLVLSGLLALLLAYALSTHEEIREHPQNWVSLVLTAAFTGALLLGRHEFYAKGDRSNPALASAVAAVGLLLTSLVAALLVGATNTSPLSAEASFPERWWYGVMRLITLTPGERASEAIVTPGWVDVFINVMSMLLLLAVLFAAFRSRRAVDPISEEDEERLRALLARQGDRDSLGYFALRREKSVIWSPTGKAAVTYRVVGGVSLASGDPIGDPEAWPGAIDPWLAEAREHGWVPAVMGASEEAGQIYARHGLDALELGDEAIVETADFTLEGRAMRTVRQAFNRVKRAGYTVRIRRHDDIPADEMAELVRRADDWRDGATERGFSMALGRLGDPADGQCVMLECTDGNGQLRAVLSFVPWGPKGLSLDLMRRDRDSENGLMEFMVIELLERSKEIGVTQVSLNFAMFRSVFERGSRLGAGPVLRMWRSLLSFFSRWWQIESLYRANAKYRPIWEPRFMLFEKSSDLLRIGVAAGRAEGFLEAPGLPKWLHRRHLETRR
- the cobT gene encoding nicotinate-nucleotide--dimethylbenzimidazole phosphoribosyltransferase, translating into MSTLNLDDFSDLIERPDGGVRRDAEERRERLAVPPGALGRLDELAEWLAAAQGRVPVKPIERPRVVLFAADHGIAAEGVSARAASTGHELVRAVLDGASPVAVLAGRLGATIRIVDAGLDCDPELLPADVVGHRIRRGSGRIDVEDALTAEEAEAAVRLGMRIADEEADSGTDLVVLGDLSVGGTTVAATLVAALCGTDASVVTGRGGLPIDDLAWMRKCAAIRDALRRARPVLGDQVALLAAVGGADVAAITGFLLQCAVRRTPVILDGVVSAACGLVAQRAAFRAPDWWLAGQASGEPGQAKALDRMALNPVLDHGVTVGEGTGALLALPLVQAAAALAAELPERVVEEPTE
- a CDS encoding bifunctional adenosylcobinamide kinase/adenosylcobinamide-phosphate guanylyltransferase, producing MELTLLGTGTPEGLPRPGCPCAACAVSVGARSRAATAVLVDGALLLDLTPGAVLAGARAGHSLAGVRQVLLTHPHDGPAVELPPGLPAAGRVPDGRELAVISGHRVRAVPMDAPGTGYEVTGPDGARLLYLPPGGAPAGLADRAGQRPYDMVLMDVLGRPEALARLRASGAVGPATDVIAVHLDHDAPPGRELERRCAAAGARAVPDGTTVIVGEYRAVPDLPRRTLVLGGARSGKSVEAERRLESFPEVVYVATGGTRDGDAEWAQRIGLHRERRPGSWRTVETCELVPLLAADGPPLLIDCLALWLTDAMDRAGAWDDAVWAEGGQQQLAGRTAELVAAVRATRRPVVLVSNEVGSGVVPATAAGRRFRDELGRLNAAVAGECEHVLLVVAGLVTVLKE
- a CDS encoding class I SAM-dependent methyltransferase: MSGEGFAEGARLWLEGLGGLRNAVRQELVGRQVDEQIAQRFPVGQRLRVLDVGMGQGTQALRLARAGHKVTGLEQDPGMLAVAREALAAEPEGIRDRVTLLEGDGRETGAHFLPGSFDVVLCHGVLMYVPEPDAMLAGLARMLAPGGLLSLLVRNGDALAMRPGLGGDWKGALAAFDSTDYTNRLGLEVRADRLAGLTATLSGIGAPLQSWYGVRVFTDGTEAGEVLPPDEELEQLLAAEDRAGRIDPYRGVAALLHLCGVRG
- a CDS encoding DUF3043 domain-containing protein encodes the protein MGFVFGSRSSKEEKAAATDKVSADLSQPRDPQAPKGRPTPKRAVAQSQRKAVVASTGNRKEDAKRARERRRTEMAKQREALANGDERYLPTRDKGPVRRFVRDYVDSRYSVAEMFLPLAVVILVLSMVRQNAIQQIALLLWLAVIVLIILDSIGLVFRLRKALATRFPDEPRRGAIAYGLMRTLQMRRLRLPKPQVKRGERP